Below is a genomic region from Betta splendens chromosome 8, fBetSpl5.4, whole genome shotgun sequence.
AACCATACTCTAAGCCACGTGTGTTGAGCTCTCTGCTGAGTACCTTGATcaggcttttccagcttgtcgttgactgaacacacctggtcaaggtaatcgggaggagctggagcagtgaGAGGTGGAAAACGAGCAGGGCTGCGACCCTCGTCGGCATCACTTTGACAGCCCTGCTCTAAGCACAGTGTAAGTGAGACATGAGTCTGGATCCACTTGCCCACGTTCCCCCTTTACTAACCCACCAACATGAAGCTAACATCTATTCTGACACCTTCAGATTCTCCCTATGTATCACAAACATCTTCATGACTGGGCTTAGATGGACTAGAGGCTGAGAACCTGTTCACACCACAGCTCTGTCCCATCCCTGCCCTTtacttccttctcctcctcctgtgtctgcGCGACAGATTGTGGCCATGGCCTGCAGCATTGTCCTCCTACATCAGATCAAGAGAATCAATCAGCACTTTGCGTCCCAATATTCCGCCGTTTACTGAGGACAACCATCGCATCGTCGCTGGAACCTGGCGCTGACAGATGTCCAGATGTTCATTATGTTACCGTTGTTACAGCCTCACAGGCCTTTCGTAACCATTTCAGTTGTGTAGACGACACGTTTGCGACTGTTACAGAGTTTGAAATAATTCAGTTAAGCAGTGGTTTCTCAGCATTAGGATACGtttctgctttctgtcttttctgCAGGTTTAGGTGTTTAACTGAGCCACAAATAAAAAGGGAAttgaatgtttattttaaatttaagctTCTAAGGCTGCTGTAACAGTTGTGCGGACCCTCAGTGGAAGCGTTTGAATCAGTCTGATGCTGTGAAACACATGTCGCCACTGAGTCCCGTTCTCCTTAATGTCATTCCTACAAAGAACACTGATGTTCCTTCAAAAGCTTGTGACCAAATTAAAAGTAATCAAGTGTCCTGTTTAGGAAAACTATGCTTGAGTCACTCATTTTGCTCGTTTCCTGTGTAGTTTGACTATATTGCACTATTTTAAGTTCACGTTATAGaagtttattttttccttttcatgatCACTGGTGAAAGTGTTTCTATATAATAAATCAAACAGGTGCAGTTTTACAAGTGTCTTTATTTCATTGCCTGCTGTTGGGACCTACAAGGAAAAGAAGCTAGTTGTTAAATGCTGACAGTGTAGTTTCGGTTCATTGAACATGTGGGTGTATTTACGGCATAGACTGATTTGGTTTAGTTCAGAGTTCAGCTGTTGAGCCACTGAACCGCTTCCAGCTTCAGTCGGTGCTGCACTCACCGTTGCCACAGCGGATGGTGCAGTCTTCATCAGAAGAGGAGCACACCTCTGTCAAACACAGGAAGTAGATCTGGGGAGAGGGGAAACGAAGCCGGGTCAGAATCAGCACAGCAGACGGCACCGAAGCAGAGGACGGCACGGCGCTACCTGTGGGTCGTCCGGGGGGGAGGAGCCTCCTGTGGAGCTGGGGGGGCTTTCTGGGGGCGGGGACATAAAGCTGGAGACCGCGATCCTCCGGACGCGGTGGGAGTTAGGGTCCgggacaggaagcagctgtgagtCAGCACGACTGGAGCAGCTGCAACACACGGTGGTGAAGAAACCATGAGCCTTTTGACCCAGAACTCAATGataaacatttacaaacagAAACCAGTGGAGGAGTACCCATCATAAATAGGCATCCAGCTGAAAAAGAGAGTGTGAGCCAGACAAGAgtgaaccagcagcaccaggcgTGGGTCTGGGGGGTCCAGCAGGCTCACTTCCAGGTAAAGTGGTCGACCACGCAGACGGCTGAGAGGCAGACGGGCCTCAGGGTGGAAGCGGCTGAAGGACGGGTCTGcggatgaggaagatgaggaagagtcCGTGTCAGCGGCCCTGGGAGGTCACAACATGTGGAGAAGAGCTTACCTGAGGTAACTCTGAGCTGCACCGCCACCAGGGCCGGAGGAAGCGGATCCAACACGTGGAGCCTCACTTCTGCCTGAGAACCCGGAGAGGAGCGGCATTCAACCAGCAACCTGGAGGATCCCACATCGATTGGCTTCTGAACATGCGgtcgttttcattttcatcaagATCATTTAACCTCAGGTGTATGTTATTAGCAGTGCTGTGGAACAAATGAACAGGAAAGGCTCcatcaaaaagaaaaaccaaGCAGCGTCGCCCCTTTtacctgacgggggacgcgtAGACCAGAGGATGAGCCTGGAAACCACGGACCTCCACCAGATACACCACCGTGTCCCCAAACACCTAACGGGGACATGATCGTTTCACAGCCTTTAGTCCTTCAGGTTTCAGCCACGAGCTCCACGTCACGACAAAAGACGTCTCCTACATGTTTTCCAACGCCGCAGCCGAGCAGCGGCGCGGCGTAGAggccggggtcagaggtcagcttCTGCAGCGCGCACGACGCGTTGAGGGGAGCAGCCAGCgccgggctcagcaggcagtcaggcagcaccagcaccaggtgCTGCCCCAGCGTGCAGTCTGGAAACGGGAGCGACCTGATCCAGGATCTGCAGCTCGACATCACCTGCTTCTAGTTGATCACACACTCACCGCGTACGTGGTACGAACAGCAGCCCAGAGACCGAGCGCAGTGGAGGTGCGGAGAATGGCAGGAAGGAGCCGAGGGAGCGTTGGCCTCCAGGCGCCCTGAGCAAACAGAGCAGGTCTGAGGCCACAGGCTTTTGGCCTCCTCACAGACAGTAAATGTGCCTGGGCTTAAGGTATTTTACCCTTCTGACCCCTGGGATGCACGGAGCGGCCGTGTGGAGGAGGCGCAGAGTAGAAGCCGTGGGGGGGGGCGTCTCCAGAGTCCGTGACCGAGGCTGGACgcggctctgcagcagcttcagggtgGGGGTACCGCTCTGCTGGGCCTGTGGCTCCATCAGGGTTTACTGGAGGGAGACGGCGCTCAGCCGCAGCCGGTCCGTGGACATAAAAAGGGGAGAAGTAGTGCGagtgaggaggctgcaggccGGATGAGCGAGAGGCCGGAGGCGCAGAGCGGCTCCCGTCATCCGGAGCTGCCGTTACGTCGTCCTCAGGAAACAGCTGGCGCTTCTTGGCGGTTCTGGTGTCATGGAGATAATGGATGTAGGGCTTGTCGTGGTCTTCAGCGGGAAACGCATTTGTTTCTACGTCAGGACGCACGGAGCCACTGCTGGCAAAAAATGGGAGGTGATGGAAGGaagggggagaagggggagggaggggaggcccAAACGCAGGATGAGGCAACTGGTCTGAGGCAACGTCCCAGTCCTGGAGCTCCAGCTTCTCAGAACCAATCAGAGGCAGGTGTTCAGCAGCATCCGGACCTGGACCAGGACGAGGAATCTTGGGGTGATGGTAGAAGTAGTAGTAAGGATTAAAGGCCTGACCCGGGGGCTGCGGAGGGGGCGGTTCTGGTCTCAGCTGCAAACCTGGATGAACAAGACTCGGGCCTTTGCGTTCATCTGCAGCGGACGTGAGCCTGCTGGGGCGGTCGTTAGTCTGAGGGGGGTCCCAGGAGTCCGGGTCGGAGGCAGGTGCAGCCCGTTCCTGTGGGCCGGGGCCGTAGTGTTGGGTCGGGTGGGGGTAATACAGGGGAGCCAGGTAGAACGGTGGAGCCCAGGACCGTGACAGCTCCCTGGACCCATGAGGCGAGAGGCGGATCAGCGGCGCCCGGACCTTTGAGAGCCCATGAGCAGGAGAGACGGGACAGGACAGCGTGAAGGcgtcctctgctctgtgaagGGACAGCGAGTGCTTTCCTCCCTGAAAGAGACCGGTTCGGGTCACTTCAGCAGCACACTCCGGGTTTCAGGTGCTGAACCTTGTGTTCACCTTGACTGTGACGCCGCAGGCGGCGAACGGAGCCGTCACCACCACGTCTGCTCGGCGCCGCTCCACAGCGAAGCCGCACTGcgcagccagcagctccaccgGCGCCAGGCGTCCCTTcactgcgcgcacacacacacacacacacacacaaacagtggcatCTCCCACCGCGTCAGGAGCCAGAACCCCAGCAGAACCCTTACCATTCACCATCAGTGCCTCCGCAGACGGGCCCTGCATCGCCACCACGAAGCcggaggagcagcacagggcGGACAGGCTCGGGTCCACGGGCCGGGGCCCGGCCGCCGGGCAGGACGCCGTCATGGAGGAGCCCCTccacagcagaggcagcaggtggCGCTCGCCCTTGAggcgggagagagagaacgCTCAAcacggaacacacacacacacacacacacacacacacacacacacacacacacacacacacacacacacacacacacacacacacacacacacacacacacacacacacacacacacacacacacacacacacacacacacacacacacacacacacacacacaccgattcCTACCTGCTGTGTGACGTGGCAGCCGTCGTAGCGGACCCTCAGCCTGAGCTGCGTAGCCGTGGTCTGGACGGAGAACCCACAGGGAGGAGGCAGACGGGCCAACGGGACCGACGACCCGTTCACTGAGACACAAATGGACCGAACCTCAGTGTCACTCTGACCCGACGACCACCATCCTGCTCTACACAAGCTTCGCTGTGATGAGCGtccggccaccagggggcagcagggCGCCGACTCCTCCAGTCCAGTCAGTAATGACTCTACACGGTTTGACTCTCACTCAACCCCTGCAGAGTCTAGTGAGGAGTCACTGACCtctgtccagctgcagctgctcagcgtGTCTCCTCCTCACGGTCAGCGTCATGGCGTCGTCTCCACACTCCACCAcgggctgcagcctcctccagctctgctgatCTCTGATGGGGCCTAGAAGAACCAACCCAGCTGTTCTAAAAGAACCAAACCAACCCATTCTAAAAGAACCAAACCAACCCATTCTAAAAGAACCAAACCAACCCAGCTGTTCTAAAAGAACCAAACCAGCCAGCTGTTCTAAAAGAACCAACCAACCCAGCTGTTCTAAAAGAACCAAACCAACCCATTCTAAAAGAACCAAACCAACCCATTCTAAAAGAACCAAACCAACCCATTCTAAAAGAACCAAACCAACCCAGCTGTTCTAAAAGAACCAAACCAACCCATTCTAAAAGAACCAAACCAACCCAGCTGTTCTAAAAAAACCAAACCAACCCATTCTAAAAGAACCAAACCAACCCAGCTGTTCTAAAAGAACCAAACCAGCCAGCTGTTCTAAAAGAACCAACCAACCCAGCTGTTCTAAAAGAACCAAACCAACCCATTCTAAAAGAACCAAACCAACCCAGCTGTTCTAAAAGAACCAAACCAGCCAGCTGTTCTAAAAGAACCAACCAACCCATTCTAAAAGAACCAAACCAACCCAGCTGTTCTAAAAGAACCAAACCAGCCAGCTGTTCTAAAAGAACCAACCAACCCATTCTAAAAGAACCAAACCAACCCATTCTAAAAGAACCAACCAACCCAGCTGTTCTAAAAGAACCAAACCAACCCAGCTGTTCTAGAtgcagctctcacacacgcacacaaactctGAAGATTTGAATTATTCATATAAGCAGAAATCAAGTCAACAGTTATTGACAAGTGATCAAGGCAACATTAAACACATAAGCTTTAAACTTCCTGAGCCAACCATCAAATGAAGTCTGACGTGAAGTGTGACGTCACAGTGAGAAAGTGGAGCTGCTAGTGCAAATAGAGGATTTTGTGTTGACGTGCTGCTTTAAAAG
It encodes:
- the LOC114860149 gene encoding uncharacterized protein LOC114860149, which codes for MCSKENEFCFFFIYIITVISLPASWCEAPPPNQNSHLAPRSRRHEEGGHPPDFHRLRTGLGTQTEPSVRGGPEPTALKGGADPSLDPAQEDCGRAEVQRVVHGTFYVTAQLDAGSDPGPIRDQQSWRRLQPVVECGDDAMTLTVRRRHAEQLQLDRVNGSSVPLARLPPPCGFSVQTTATQLRLRVRYDGCHVTQQGERHLLPLLWRGSSMTASCPAAGPRPVDPSLSALCCSSGFVVAMQGPSAEALMVNVKGRLAPVELLAAQCGFAVERRRADVVVTAPFAACGVTVKGGKHSLSLHRAEDAFTLSCPVSPAHGLSKVRAPLIRLSPHGSRELSRSWAPPFYLAPLYYPHPTQHYGPGPQERAAPASDPDSWDPPQTNDRPSRLTSAADERKGPSLVHPGLQLRPEPPPPQPPGQAFNPYYYFYHHPKIPRPGPGPDAAEHLPLIGSEKLELQDWDVASDQLPHPAFGPPLPPPSPPSFHHLPFFASSGSVRPDVETNAFPAEDHDKPYIHYLHDTRTAKKRQLFPEDDVTAAPDDGSRSAPPASRSSGLQPPHSHYFSPFYVHGPAAAERRLPPVNPDGATGPAERYPHPEAAAEPRPASVTDSGDAPPHGFYSAPPPHGRSVHPRGQKGRLEANAPSAPSCHSPHLHCARSLGCCSYHVRDCTLGQHLVLVLPDCLLSPALAAPLNASCALQKLTSDPGLYAAPLLGCGVGKHVFGDTVVYLVEVRGFQAHPLVYASPVRLLVECRSSPGSQAEVRLHVLDPLPPALVAVQLRVTSDPSFSRFHPEARLPLSRLRGRPLYLEVSLLDPPDPRLVLLVHSCLAHTLFFSWMPIYDGCSSRADSQLLPVPDPNSHRVRRIAVSSFMSPPPESPPSSTGGSSPPDDPQIYFLCLTEVCSSSDEDCTIRCGNGPNSRQ